The nucleotide sequence TGGCCAAAGCTAATCCTAACTCGAGGCATTTCCTGACTTATCGACACTCACTACGTGTATGTAGTTTCCATGTTTCTTAACATAATGCTATTTGCAAACTATTCCACTTCAAGTGTTCATTGATTTAAtgtctgttttatttttcttcctctaTGCAGAGTTATGCATCGATTCTGTATCTCGAACGTCCATCAAATTTCAGAATCATTCTTCGTGGCAAAGATGTTCAACATCACAGCATCTTAGAcgacatgatgatgatggaagagAAAACATACAAACCTATGCGTTCTCCAGAATGGTCATCAGATCAAGAGGTAATAATACCTTACCTTCGTCTTCTTACTTTTCATAGTCTCTGAAACAATCTTTAATATTTATCTGTGTTttcccaattaaaaaaaaaaaaaaaaaaaacagatgtttGCTACTATAAAGCTTGGCTTTGTGAAAGATGCTCGTCATCACATTGACATACAAGGGTTCAATGTTTACCATAAGAACCGGCTTATCAAGGTGACTTCCTTTAACTCACAGCTGATTTAGTGGTATAGTTTTTTGTTGATTATCTTGTTTACATTTCTTCTTGTGTTCTTCATCAGCCATTTTGGAGGGTTTGGACTGCTGCTGGAAGTGATGGACGCGGTGTTATTGGTATATTGGAAGCTAATTTCATACAACCAGCTCATAATAAGCAAGGTTTTGAGAGAACTGCGGTTCTTGCTAAACTTGAAGGCCGATTGATCCATCACCAAAAGCAGTACTGGTACTAATATACATTCTCCACTACTATAGACCTCTCAGGTTATTTTTGAGGTTTTGGACTTCCACTCAAGTTGTGTATTTATTTGATAGGTCTTCAAGGTGCCAAGAGATTGGTTATGCTCCAAGACGGAAACAAAAGAGTTATTATGAAAGTAATGTTACAGAAACTACTCGGCCTTTGAACAACACAAACCTTAATAGGGGACCATCTCCTACTGCAGCACCAGGTCCATGCAGGCAAAATGTTGAATCATTTGTAAGAAACCAAAACactcaggtaaaaaaaaaagcttcttgtactaatatatatatcatcatttgtTCTAATATACTAGTCTCTAATAAATCTCTCTGCAAAATAGGTTAATACACAACAAGCAAGTGGTGTAAAAATACAACCTGAGATCAGGTCTACGAACAAAACCCCTCTTGGAAGAAGGTTCGCTCTCTGATGTTTTCTCTGAATCTGAAATAATGTTATCTTCTTCGGTACCATGCTAATATAAATTCTCTCTTGTACCGTAGTTTCCAAGAAACAGGCTCAGTTAATCTAGAAGCAGAGTTGCAGAAGGTGAAACAGAAGTCAGCCGAAGTGGTCTCTCAGTTGCAGAGAGAAAAAGCACAACTTCAGTTGCAAGTAAAAACTCTTTTCTCttacaaaattttgactttctttttcttttttggtggcGATAATGAATTTCATCCTTTCAATATGAACCAACAGCTTGAGGAGTCAAAAGCTAAGATCCAAAACTTGGAAAAGGCCCAGGGACAGAAAGAAGTAAGTGCCTCTTGATTTGCAAGTTTTTCTTATCTTACAAAAGTATGTCATTTGGGTGTTTTGGCGATATATAATAAATTCCATTGCGTAATATTATGAACCAGCCTAAGGTATCAAAAGCTATGATCCAGGACTTGGTGAAGGCGCAGAGACAGAACGAACTGCTTGAGTTGCAAGTAAGCCTTTTTTATCTTACAAacttttgtcatttttgttttaggggACGCATATATTAAGTGTCGCTGTTTAATTTGATGAACCAGCTTAAAGAGTCAAAAGATAAGATCCAAAACTTGGAAAATCGGCAGGAGGGAGTGAATAAAATCTTTCAGGAAGAAAGAGCCCGCAGAGATGTGACTGAGAATGCCTTAAGGAAGAGACTAAGGGTAAGTCCTCTTTGTAATTTACCACATAAGAAAATatccactttttattttttaatttgccaTATATACTCAAATCATTTGGTATAATGCAACAGGAAGCTTCTGATGTCATCGATGGGCTCAAGAAGCAAGTGGAGACCTTTAAAGGAAAACACATGTTGTAAGCATAGTGTCAAGATAGTCTCTCCtaggttttttttgggttatgttTTTAAGGTTTGTGGCTGTACATGAAACTTCTCTCCTTCAGCAGtatgtttatattttgtgaAAGACCCCCAACTCAGTTTGTAAGCATGCAATGCTTTTTTGTTAATCAAgctcaaacatatataatatcaatctCAACTTTCACAAAAGTCAAGATGTAGTAGACATTTGGCCACGCTCACACTCTCAACATTAGCCTATTTCTATGTATGCCAATTCTTAAACAGCTGATCAGTCACGTAACACTCTTTAGGTCGCAGTCTTCACTAATTCGACGAGTCACCGGTCATCAAACTTATGTCCGTCACGATGATGCTTCATCGTTCATGGACTTTGCATTGACGTTAACAACGTTTTAGAAATATACCTTGTAAGAAAAGAAATGGCTCTGTTTTtaccaaatcaatcaaaactttCCTCCTTAAACCAAATCTTAATCTTCTGTAACTGAAGAATAATTACATATTAATAAGTAATCAAATCGTAAACACACACAATTAACCTCCGAACAGAGGATTATgatatcacaacaacaacaaaaaataaaacagaggagACCAAATGTGGAGGTAAAGAGAAGAATCATCTGGTCCCATCTCCTGGAGGAAAACGTGGAAGATAAGGTATCCAAGTTGTCGGATCTTTCCAGTCCAGTGCCGGTAATGCCGGATTAGGGTTTCCAAAAGGTAGAAAAGGGAAAGGGAAAGATGGAAGCGTTGGTAGAGTCGGCAAAGGCATATTAGGGTATGGCCAAGGGAACCAATACGGTGGCAGATAAGGCCAGAAGAATTTCGAATCTCTAAATCTCTTATccttttttgcttcttcctctttctgtCTGCGGTGATGTCTCTTCTTGCCGCCAACGCCGCACAGTGTGGTGTTTTTATGGGAAGGTTTGTAGCTGAGTGCGCTTAAGCTGTAGATACAGACACGATCTTGCTTCGATTTGATGGATACTTCGTTGGTTGCGGTTTGGAAAACAGGGATGCTGCAGCCTCCGTTGTTGTCGGAGGAGGTTTTGAGTAGCTTGGCGCTGCATTGAGATGCTATGGCGATTCCATCGACGCAATCGATGCCATCGACGTGAGGGATCTCGAGTTTGTAAACGCCGCTTCTGTCTGTTGTTCTGTTTACTGATATGTTCACTTCCTCTGCTGTTTTTGGTGAACTTGCTTTGAATCTACAGGTCACGTGAACTTCCACACCtgacaaaaccaaatcaaagaccAAAACCATATCAGATCGAAAAGGATTTACAAGTCCTAAATTTTACAGATAACTTCAAGTCCAAGAACAGTTCTTGTAATGTTATACTCTagatcaaatattatataacgGTTGTTTCCATTGAATAACCAGATGGACCAATCTTATATCCTAAGTTAGCAGATAAGTTTAAGTCTAAAGACAGTTCATGTGATGTTTTAAATCAAGATCCGACCTTGTAAGAAATAGCTCTGTCTTGAGAAAGTGTTGATAGAACACGTGTCGCAGTAGACAACTCCGACGACTGTGATGCGAGAAGAAGGGTCCACGCTTGCATCCGGTGGTGACCGGCCACGACCACGGCCTAAAGCTTGATCTGTAAAGCAAGAAGCCAGAAGCAGAAGATAGAGGAGAGGAAGATACATTGT is from Camelina sativa cultivar DH55 chromosome 20, Cs, whole genome shotgun sequence and encodes:
- the LOC104769529 gene encoding protein MICRORCHIDIA 5-like is translated as MDSSLTNSKKPTLVIGGMTDSGSTNPKPQSGSPDPTLGDAFSNPGLKRDSRSYENDDDDDTNSLSTKKPRTTMIETTSQGCQKIVPLDVKPLTIVPPETPKLSRQFWKAGEDDESVPIPRYCSNDAAVRVHPQFLHANATSHKWALGALAELLDNSLDEVNNGATYVHVNTATNERDGKSNILIVEDNGGGMNPSTFRECLSLGYSRKRNMANRVGQYGNGFKTSTMRLGADAIVFSRCRGTNGNNPTQSIGMLSYTFLYETRKCEAIVPTVDYELVNNEWKEIVYNSRDDWSDNLETIMKWSPYLSEQDLLDQFDHLEEQGTRIVIYNLWEDDEGKLELDFDTDPHDIQLRGVNRDEKNIEMAKANPNSRHFLTYRHSLRSYASILYLERPSNFRIILRGKDVQHHSILDDMMMMEEKTYKPMRSPEWSSDQEMFATIKLGFVKDARHHIDIQGFNVYHKNRLIKPFWRVWTAAGSDGRGVIGILEANFIQPAHNKQGFERTAVLAKLEGRLIHHQKQYWSSRCQEIGYAPRRKQKSYYESNVTETTRPLNNTNLNRGPSPTAAPGPCRQNVESFVRNQNTQVNTQQASGVKIQPEIRSTNKTPLGRSFQETGSVNLEAELQKVKQKSAEVVSQLQREKAQLQLQLEESKAKIQNLEKAQGQKEPKVSKAMIQDLVKAQRQNELLELQLKESKDKIQNLENRQEGVNKIFQEERARRDVTENALRKRLREASDVIDGLKKQVETFKGKHML
- the LOC104769530 gene encoding uncharacterized protein LOC104769530, which translates into the protein MYLPLLYLLLLASCFTDQALGRGRGRSPPDASVDPSSRITVVGVVYCDTCSINTFSRQSYFLQGVEVHVTCRFKASSPKTAEEVNISVNRTTDRSGVYKLEIPHVDGIDCVDGIAIASQCSAKLLKTSSDNNGGCSIPVFQTATNEVSIKSKQDRVCIYSLSALSYKPSHKNTTLCGVGGKKRHHRRQKEEEAKKDKRFRDSKFFWPYLPPYWFPWPYPNMPLPTLPTLPSFPFPFLPFGNPNPALPALDWKDPTTWIPYLPRFPPGDGTR